A window from Thunnus albacares chromosome 19, fThuAlb1.1, whole genome shotgun sequence encodes these proteins:
- the LOC122969912 gene encoding tyrosine-protein kinase STYK1-like yields MSSNSTADNLCAPDDNLCRIREYEQAVIIVPTLLLFATLVVLLFLFFKRYCPKRKRTRTAAPQRYHSSTHRHTQRNSHRHHLQGIDAPPGLDPLEHEELPMSVQQVQQRVVPTLAAVPQTSTQRHHGAFSQVTALPLSFSIKPDNTVTLYRARMDNRDVVLRVLKDTTNQSEKQHFLGFASFVSGLGPHPFLPALLGVVSVQSPLTMVVEELHQRDLLGFLWRCRQDNSGFETSCDMTEKRIFTMAGQVASALEYLHSQRCVHGNVGARSVLVGGDLTAKLWGLGSAYRRTTQVDSPGELEHMELRKWQAPEVLSRRDVSQSSDVWSFGILLYEMVTLGDPPFAQLMATELLQYLQRGKQLNRPASCSNSLYSIIKSCCQWDPRQRLSMSELIRKLQAGEKSANGRTVLRVPEPLNIEKYLREAGYGEAYNYAVL; encoded by the exons ATGTCATCCAACTCCACGGCCGATAATCTGTGTGCACCGGACGACAACCTATGTA gaatCCGGGAGTATGAGCAGGCGGTGATTATCGTCCCTACGCTGCTCCTCTTTGCCACTCTGGTCGTCTTACTGTTCCTGTTCTTCAAGAGGTATTGTCCCAAACGGAAGCGGACACGGACCGCTGCCCCTCAACGCTACCACAGCTCcacgcacagacacacgcagAGGAATAGCCACAGGCATCACCTGCAGGGTATCGATG cGCCCCCTGGGCTAGACCCACTGGAACATGAGGAGCTGCCAATGTCAGTTCAACAAGTGCAGCAGAGGGTAGTGCCCACTCTCGCTGCAGTACCGCAGACGTCCACACAAAGGCATCATGGAGCCTTTAGCCAGGTCACTGCCCTGCCACTGTCCTTTTCCATCAAGCCTGATAACACAGTCACCCTCTACAGAGCCCGCATGGACAACAGGGACGTTGTCCTGAGGGTGCTGAAAG ATACAACAAACCAGAGTGAGAAGCAGCATTTCTTGGGTTTTGCCTCCTTCGTGTCTGGACTGGGGCCGCATCCCTTCCTACCTGCACTGCTGGGTGTGGTTTCAGTGCAGTCGCCCCTGACGATGGTTGTGGAGGAGCTGCATCAGAGGGACCTGCTGGGATTCCTGTGGAGATGTAGACAG GATAACTCAGGTTTTGAGACTTCTTGTGACATGACAGAGAAGAGGATCTTCACCATGGCGGGACAGGTGGCCTCTGCTCTG GAGTACCTGCACAGTCAGCGCTGCGTTCATGGCAACGTGGGAGCTCGCAGCGTCCTGGTTGGCGGAGATCTGACAGCAAAGCTGTGGGGACTGGGCTCGGCCTACCGCAGGACAACACAGGTCGATTCTCCAGGAGAATTGGAGCACATGGAGCTGAGAAAGTGGCAGGCCCCCGAAGTGCTGTCCAGGAGAGATGTCAGTCAGAGCAGTGATGT ATGGTCCTTCGGTATCCTGCTCTATGAAATGGTCACACTAG GTGACCCACCGTTTGCTCAGCTAATGGCCACTGAACTCCTGCAGTATCTCCAAAGAGGAAAGCAACTCAATCGACCGGCCTCCTGCTCCAACTCACT GTACTCCATCATCAAGTCGTGCTGCCAGTGGGACCCCCGGCAACGTCTCTCCATGTCGGAGCTAATTCGAAAACTTCAGGCGGGAGAGAAATCAGCCAATGGGAGGACAGTTCTCAGAGTGCCTGAGCCACTGAACATCGAGAAATACCTGAGGGAGGCGGGATATGGAGAAGCCTATAATTATGCTGTGCTTTGA